GGATGAGCTGCAGACCCCAACAGCAGGTGGGGCTCCAGCATCAGTCCCGCCAGCTCAAGGAATCCAGACATCAGAACTGCCCTCTCCGAAATCCAGGGCAAGAAGGCAGTTGTCCGGCCACAACAGGGTTAACGGTCCACATTCCAGGGCAAGGGAAAAGGAGGCTGGAGGGTCACAGACAAAGGGAGAGGGTTCCGAGGGCCCCCTTCTCACAACATCACCAGCTCTGTTGGGAGAGATAGATCACCCGCAACAATGGCCACAGCTGTTTTCGTCTGCCCTGAAGGAAACTGACTTAGGAAGCAGGTATCAGAGAGGGCCCTTCCTGCAGGGGCTTCTGTCTGGCTTGTAAAACTGTCAGAGCAGCTGCATTCATGTGTCGAGTGATGGATGATGGAAAGGAGGGACAGAAGGCCACAGATGGACACGGCGACTTACAAGTCGAGGCAGGTGGCAGAGGCTTTGCAGAGGCTCTGCAGGTGGGGTGCACTGATTCATTGCCCACTGAAAATACCAAGGGACCTGGGCCACAGCCCGCTTCCCAGCCTCCTTCAGGGCCAGGAGTGGGTGCGCCTCCTCAAACAATCTGTCTGCAGTGAAAGCTTCCGCTGGCCGTCTTTCCTTGTCCTGCATCTCAGGTGTGAACATTCCTCCCCCCGGGCCCCTCCTTCTTCTCTGGGGCCAAGGTAGCAATTCCTTTTGGGTTCTCTGTGGCTAGCTGGACCTGGGATGGCTTCATAGAATGCGCCTGTGCTATGCACCAATAAGGTTTTCCATATAGGACTCAAAGctggttttgaaaaatgtaatggGCTgggagacaagaaaaaaaatatatatcagcaCTAAAAATGCTGGCTTTCACTTTTGCTAAGAAAAGGGGTTTTGTGCTCTCCACTCCTACCCACAGCCTGGCCCAGGAAATAACTATGGCCCATCAGCCTGCCAAGAAGTGCCTGTCACCAAGCACGGGATCCCCGAGGAGCATGAGCTGAGGTTTCCTCCTTGTCTCCATCACCAGAGCCTCTTGACTTCTCATCCTGGCCTTGAAACCGGAATCCCTGCCCCTCAGCCAAGTGGAAGCCCCAGCTGTGATCCTCCAGTTTTCCCTCTTGCCTTCCAGAGGGATGACAAGAGGGGCTTTCCTGGTCAGGATAATTGATGCTGAGCTGCATGGGGTCGGGACCAATGAGATTTCTTAAAAAGTagccttctgggcttccctggtggcacagtggttgagagtccgcctgccgatgcaggggacacgggttcgtgtcccggtccgggaagatcccacatgcctcggagcggctgagccggagcctgtgctccgcaacgggagaggccacaacagtgagaggcccgcgtaccaaaaaaaaaaaaagtagccttcTGCCTCTGCCTGGGTCTGTGAGGGCCAGAGAGACACCCCTAGGGCCGTTTTATTTTGGTGGGGTGACAAATGAACGTGGCCTGAGAAATGGGATCGGCTGGGCTAAGACCTGTGGAGGACTCAGAGCTGCTGTTTTCTTTGTTAAGCTGGTCCAAAGTTTGCTTGGAGGAAGCCCGAGGGACCCAGGGAGGTAGAGACTAGGAGCTCATTTTGATATCTGAAAACCGCAGCCGCCTGCACGTGGGAGGCTCTGAGAGCAGGCTTGCCTCACACGCCCCCTCACTGTGGGTCACCTGGGAGCACCAGCGGCAATTTGGGAGATTTCTGAGCTCAAGGAGGAGTCTTTGGGGAGGGCTTGCTCGGAGCACACCCCGTTCCCTCCCCCTGGGCTGAGGGAAGCATGggaccagccctgccccagcctgtcCTCATTGGCTGGCATGAGGCAGAGGGGGCTTTAAAAAGGCAAACGTGTCTGAGCTGGGGACCTGAGCCTGTGCTGCTGGAAGGCCGGGTGCCCCCCTCCAGCTGGCACCATGCAGCTCTCTCTTGCCCTGTGTCTCGTCTGCCTGCTGGTACACGCAGCCTTCAGTGTGGTGGAGGGCCAGGGGTGGCAGGCCTTCAAGAATGATGCCACGGAAATCATCCCCGAGCTGGGCGAGTACCCCGAGCCTCCGCCAGAGCTGAACAACAAGACCATGAACCGGGCAGAAAACGGAGGGAGGCCTCCCCACCACCCCTTTGAGACCAAAGGTATGGGATGGAGGAGAGCCTTTTTAGCATAAGGGTCCTGGGAGGGTTCTCTTTGGGGAGGTTTTGAAGACTGGGGTAGACTGTCAGCCGCTGCCAGCACCAGTGGAGGCACCATCTTGCCTGTAGGCAGGGTAAGGATGGCATGCCAGTGTAGCCCTGGAATTCAAGTGCAagggtgtggggctgggagggggctggCAGCGAGAGCCCAGAGCGGGAAGGAGGCTGAGGTGGAGAGGGACAGCCTCAGGGGCTCAGAAAGGAGATTTCAAAAAATCCCCTCCTGAGAAGAGAGGAGCAGGGTCCAGCTGCTGACACCGCTGGGGAGGAAGTAAGGCAAGGGGGCCTCACGTCTATGAGTGCCTGCTGGATGCAGATACTATATGGGCTGTGCCTGAACCATACCCTGGGGAGCTCCCAAGTTGAAGGTGAAGAAACGGAGGCTTCAGAGAACAAGTAGCTTGTTAGTGAGTagagagctgagatttgaagccAGTTTGATCGAATTACAAGACAGCCCCGGTGGGGGGCTGTGTGGGGGGCATCGGAGGCCGAAAGCCAGAGCAGATCCCTGCAAAGCAGTGGGAAAGGGACACCAAAGAGGCACCCCTTCAGCTCCCACCACCCATGGTCTACCCAGTGAGCTGGCACTCGAGGGAATAGGAGCTGCAGGCACAGTTTTAGCTTCTGACCTGGGTGGTAACTGGGTCCAGGCCCTGGAGGGGAGGCAGCATCCTCTGTGCAGGGTGTGGACACAGGTGGCACCATCTGTCCTGaatccccaccccagaccctgaCTTGCCTCCTTCCTGGGAGGGACACTGACCCTAGCGGAAAGGCAGTGGCCCCAGTGGAGGGCACACCTGGGTTCCTGGTCAGGTCTGCACATAGAAGCCTGGGGGGCAGTGTACACAGCTGGCTCTGCAGCTGGCAGGaatggctgggggcgggggctggaaTGACGCTTCAGAGTGAGGCCCTCTGGCTATGGTCCAGGTGGGAGAGGAGTCCACTGCCCAGGCCCCTGCATCCCATCCTGCCCTGCCTCACAACCAGCTGGGAATGGGGGTCTGCAAAGGGCAGCCCCCCGAAGAGGCCTCTCCCCTGCTCCTGCCCAGGGAAGGTCAACTAAGCTCAAGCAATGGACTTTAGGGGACCCAAGCACAAGACGTCCTCCCTGGGCTCCCATGAGAGCCACAGGCCGGGAGGAAGCCATGTGCTCAAAACAAAGTCGCCCTTTGCAGAGGAAGCGCCTAACCTAGGGGTACTATTCTTGGAAAGCCCCAAAGCCTCCTTCCCTGGGCAAACAGGCCACGCCCACACACCACCCCTGGGGCCTGGGAGCGGAGGTGAGGATGCCAAACCAACCCAGAAGCCAGGAGGCCACAGCCATGGGCGAGGGAACCCTGACATCTCCCCTGCTGTGCTTGTTCTCACGGGGGCAGCGGGGGGTGGGGTTGGCCTTCTTTGCCTCCTCTCTGGTTTTGGACTTAGGACTATTTTTCATCCCTTTGTGTCACATTGGAACTGTTCCTATGAGACCCTTGGGGATGGGCAAGTGCTCACATGAGGACAAGCTGTTTAAAAAAGCTCCCACCCATCTAAGCCCACACTAGGAGACATGATCAAGGCGTCTTCGGGGACAAAGTCAGGCCTTAGAGCCCAAACTTTCTCTGCCCAGGGAGCAAGCCTGTGCCACCACTGGGTGTCCATCAAGTGTCACAGAAGACACTCGCCCAGCAcggtgcctggtacacagcacgtgcttaataaatgtttgtggcgGCCAAAGCTGTAGGTTTTCAGTCAGAGCTTGGTCTCCCTCTGGTAGGGAAGTAACCAtagtaaaaatagtaaaaagcaGGCCTTTGTCCCCCACCCAGCATCCCTCGGTGCTCGGGCATACAGCTTCCACCCTTGTGGGAGCTGAGAAGCTCTGGGACTCCAGAGAAGCAGAGTCAGGAGACCGGCTCTGTCTATCTGGAAAGAGCttttccctctctggacctcagtgtcCACAGTGATAATGAGGGGGTTGGACATGCTGCCATTGGCTCCTTTCAAGTCTAACGACTTCAgtctcctctccacctccccttccATCCTTCTTCTCAGTAGCTGCCCTGATTTATTATCTTCAATTAACCCCTActcctttttccatcccccaacTCCCAGTCTCCCCTCCCAACCGGCTGGAAAAAATTCGGGAGAAGCCAGAGCCATTCAGAGAATGTGGCTAATACCTACCCTACTGAGGCCCTGTGGCACAGATGCGACTTAAGTCTGGCAAAGAGGGCCCCCTTGGAGAGGAATAGTAATAACATAATAACAGTCAACACTTCCAGCTCTGAGTATGTTCCAGGCAGTGTCCTCTGCATTATAGATGTAATGGATTAGCTCACTGAATCTTCAAgacaacccattttacagataggaagcacagagaggttaagtaactagtccaaggtcacacagtcatgGAGCTGATACTTGAGCTGAAGCAATCACTTGGCTCCAAAGTTTTAGGGGGAGAGGGTGGATCGGAGATCTTTCCCCCAACTCCAGAGTACCTGGGCCCTTCCCGTAATAGATCCCCAGAGGCAAAAGCATCAGGGGAGAGGCAGGTTTGGAAGAGGCGGAGTGGTTTGGAGGGAGGCGGGACGGATGTTCGCCCTCACGCGCACTTCTCTCCGCAGACGCTTCCGAGTACAGCTGCCGCGAGCTGCACTTCACACGCTACGTGACGGACGGGCAGTGCCGCAGCGCCAAGCCGGTCACCGAGCTAGTGTGCTCGGGCCAGTGCGGCCCGGCGCGCCTGCTGCCCAACGCCATCGGCCGCGGCAAGTGGTGGCGCCCGAGCGGGCCCGACTTCCGCTGCATCCCCGACCGCTACCGCGCGCAGCGGGTGCAGCTGCTGTGTCCCGGCGGCGCGGCACCGCGCGCGCGCAAGGTGCGCCTGGTGGCCTCGTGCAAATGCAAGCGCCTCACCCGCTTCCACAACCAGTCTGAGCTCAAGGACTTCGGGCCCGAGGCCGCCCGGCCACAGAAGGGCCAGAAGCCGCGGCCCCGCGCCCGGGGCGCCAAAGCCAACCGGGCGGAGCTGGAGAACGCCTATTAGAGCCCGCCCGCCGCGCCGCGCCC
The genomic region above belongs to Phocoena phocoena chromosome 19, mPhoPho1.1, whole genome shotgun sequence and contains:
- the SOST gene encoding sclerostin, with amino-acid sequence MQLSLALCLVCLLVHAAFSVVEGQGWQAFKNDATEIIPELGEYPEPPPELNNKTMNRAENGGRPPHHPFETKDASEYSCRELHFTRYVTDGQCRSAKPVTELVCSGQCGPARLLPNAIGRGKWWRPSGPDFRCIPDRYRAQRVQLLCPGGAAPRARKVRLVASCKCKRLTRFHNQSELKDFGPEAARPQKGQKPRPRARGAKANRAELENAY